In the genome of Pichia kudriavzevii chromosome 4, complete sequence, one region contains:
- a CDS encoding uncharacterized protein (PKUD0D05030; similar to Saccharomyces cerevisiae YOR063W (RPL3); ancestral locus Anc_5.664): MSHRKYEEPRHGSLGFLPRKRAAKQRGRCKSFPKDDKSKPVALTAFLGYKAGMTTIVRDLDRPGSKMHKREVVEAATVVDTPELVVVGVVGYVETPRGLRSLTTVWAEHLSEEVKRRFYKNWYKSKKRAFQKYSQKYSKAGEIDTELARITKYCSVVRVLVHTQVRKTPLAQKKAHLAEIQLNGGSIADKVQWAKEHFEKTVSVDSVFEQNEMIDAIAVTKGHGFEGVTHRWGTKKLPRKTHRGSRKVACIGAWHPAHVSWSVARAGQRGYHHRTSINHKVYRVGKAGDEASGATDFDRTKKTITPMGGFVRYGEVKNDFVLLKGSIPGPVKRVITLRKSLYGPTDRRALEQVNLKWIDTASKFGKGRFQTPAEKHAFLGTLKKDLEN; this comes from the coding sequence ATGTCTCACAGAAAGTACGAAGAGCCAAGACACGGTTCCCTAGGTTTCCTCCCAAGAAAGAGAGCTGCAAAGCAAAGAGGTAGATGTAAGTCCTTCCCTAAGGATGACAAATCCAAGCCAGTTGCTTTGACCGCTTTCTTAGGTTACAAGGCTGGTATGACCACCATTGTCAGAGACTTGGACAGACCAGGTTCCAAGATGCACAAGAgagaagttgttgaagctgCAACTGTTGTTGATACTCCTGAATTAGTTGTTGTCGGTGTTGTCGGTTACGTTGAAACCCCAAGAGGTTTGAGATCCTTAACTACCGTCTGGGCTGAACACTTGTCTGAAGAAGTCAAGAGAAGATTCTACAAGAACTGGTACAAGTCCAAGAAGAGAGCTTTCCAAAAGTACTCTCAAAAGTACTCCAAGGCTGGTGAAATTGACACTGAACTAGCTAGAATCACCAAGTACTGTTCTGTTGTCAGAGTCTTGGTCCACACCCAAGTCAGAAAGACTCCATTAGCTCAAAAGAAGGCGCATTTAGCTGAAATCCAGTTGAACGGTGGTTCTATTGCTGACAAGGTCCAATGGGCTAAGGAACATTTCGAAAAGActgtttctgttgattccgtttttgaacaaaacgAAATGATTGATGCAATTGCTGTTACCAAGGGTCATGGTTTCGAAGGTGTTACCCACAGATGGGGTACCAAGAAGTTACCAAGAAAGACTCACAGAGGTTCCAGAAAGGTTGCTTGTATTGGTGCTTGGCATCCAGCTCACGTCTCTTGGTCTGTTGCTAGAGCAGGTCAAAGAGGTTACCACCACAGAACTTCTATCAATCACAAGGTTTACAGAGTTGGTAAGGCTGGTGACGAAGCTTCTGGTGCTACTGATTTCGACAGAACCAAGAAGACCATCACCCCAATGGGTGGTTTCGTCAGATACGGTGAAGTCAAGAACGACTTTGTCTTATTGAAGGGTTCCATTCCAGGTCCAGTCAAGAGAGTCATCACTTTGAGAAAGTCCTTGTACGGTCCAACCGACAGAAGAGCTTTAGAACAAGTTAACTTGAAGTGGATCGACACTGCTTCTAAGTTCGGTAAGGGTAGATTCCAAACTCCTGCTGAAAAGCACGCTTTCTTGGGTACCTTGAAGAAGGACTTGGAAAACTAA
- a CDS encoding uncharacterized protein (PKUD0D05040), which yields MSPPNRQYMSSSASARLNSTTIDNNLPLYGNKDSSEHSNTLSIKDSDMSNQILSNDLNIKTSNHVMSQNNNVPTNYNLTMQGDVVRFPVVQPTYPSVIFHEQPQPSSYHSFDHHRQKIEFKQQQMSYENIHNTQCNPLYLHHPLAQHHQILLQPQDINQYQPMQPLDQFNQPQQQAQNYAFQREVIQPQQQQIYHPYQSGYVQQHVQQHQPHYINQPRLHSPYQFVSNRVNKPPHTNSHNHRNHLKFLSSFPSCDQTRVIDYRYDRSLSNPQSIQWFEQSVYNLNPSFDSRSYTNRSNSSIQFDNSFQDLSNAASSAPSPYMKPPMGQQQLKVFQKNHFSTNITPTYTDLQDNHHLPGDSLSFIGMHVPYPDLNYLNLAREPNVESSGLALSNKCSTFEPMFNEKQFKTQSDDLKIINIPNDHPSPLSGASPFDAANHATTVDTKANNNDDSNFGNQSLLATLFISKFNSTRFLKFAEIHFSSFLQTIEKLNISADQFPSYDIDSDKCFRKSREKLLLQWNDTQSSLSLNFCTCMKFVSYDSKPSACPFKCEEPILNHKNVTFSIELFNNFIISILNNKSLRSYLKNTIRPQKDSRSNTYYLQGVHDGSIYSDEKDADLDFIFTFTIVSPNLKMKNPNSDNYAPLCLVLNELPPELKYRPEFVFLICFNDLNQPEPIVNKLLEPIFLYFEHLRNNPLRISLNRHEYRFKILLLFGLSNADNNKRNLLNASNVTLDYPCSLCPIPSVTVENQSCVTYSLVYNSRKIERIDKNNYKETVVEPMIRFSERKREKLYKTKVLDSLNFSKHVFVDPLNATLLCVFKNGILRVCIDYLKSNRLSSIEQSIKTAHELENLFKNPKIVSQLTNSIFSVPTDSIDIDDLKVLQRILPFFFRFELSEMFDASSRLKENITYRLKSLSVLLELNSYISVLFCSEITKSSLQLIKKGFSSLIEEIENLSKSNKFEHLNKLLNVSLHYMIHLYNDWEKFGTPNVASLLEMDKAIDKYGELVGTNAKPLKEKELCDRVKLLNIQNCMKVFNYRVPKYSTFEFMEIVPIPGNQLSQRWRVKVNEFCNRFLSKKEGYFEDGNYISFENIGLFRKDHIENRPSLQPTRFNLARIRNFRRSVGWRYIYINSMNQITHMNHETNEKVSAVFIEYRMTNTEKWYCQTTRDRPKFQVSESLSMDAPSREMKSVWLDDIRLVNLRVVGETHWIYDPHLTLDSVFNI from the coding sequence ATGTCCCCTCCAAACAGACAATACATGTCATCTTCTGCATCTGCGCGTCTGAACTCCACCACCATTGATAATAATCTCCCCCTTTACGGAAACAAAGATTCATCTGAACATTCTAATACATTGTCAATAAAAGACTCTGATATGAGCAACCAAATATTGAGCAACgatttgaatattaaaACCTCGAATCATGTCATGTCACAAAATAACAACGTCCCAACAAATTATAATTTGACAATGCAAGGTGATGTTGTTCGTTTCCCTGTTGTTCAGCCCACTTATCCATCAGTTATCTTTCATGAGCAACCACAGCCGTCGAGCTACCATTCGTTTGATCACCATCGTCAAAAAATCGAGTTCAAGCAGCAACAAATGAGTTATGAAAATATCCACAACACCCAGTGTAATCCTTTATATTTGCATCATCCTCTAGCccaacatcatcaaatacTTTTACAGCCTCAGGATATAAATCAATACCAGCCCATGCAGCCGCTAGATCAGTTTAACCaaccacaacaacaagCTCAAAACTATGCATTTCAACGAGAGGTAATCCAAccacaacaacagcaaatTTACCACCCTTACCAATCCGGTTATGTGCAACAGCATGTGCAGCAACACCAGCCTCACTATATCAACCAACCAAGACTACACAGCCCGTATCAATTTGTATCAAATAGGGTCAATAAACCGCCACATACAAATTCTCATAATCATAGGAACCATTTAAaatttctttcaagttttcCTTCATGTGATCAAACAAGAGTCATAGATTACCGATATGATCGGTCTCTTTCGAATCCACAGTCTATTCAATGGTTTGAGCAGTCGGTATACAATCTAAACCCATCATTTGACAGCCGCAGTTATACAAACCGTTCAAATAGTTCAATTCAGTTCGACAATAGTTTTCAGGATCTTAGCAATGCAGCCTCCAGTGCCCCATCACCATATATGAAACCACCAATGGGGCAACAACAGTTAAAGGTATTCCAAAAGaatcatttttcaacaaatatTACTCCCACATACACGGATCTGCAAGATAATCATCATTTGCCTGGAGATAGTCTATCTTTTATTGGCATGCATGTTCCTTACCCCGACTTGAACTACTTGAATCTCGCAAGAGAACCAAATGTGGAATCTTCGGGCTTAGCGTTATCCAACAAATGTTCAACGTTTGAGCCCATgttcaatgaaaaacaattcaaaaCTCAATCAGATGACCTCAAAATAATTAATATACCCAACGACCATCCATCACCTTTAAGTGGTGCTTCCCCATTTGATGCTGCAAATCATGCTACAACAGTTGATACGAAAGCGAATAATAACGATGACAGCAACTTTGGTAATCAAAGCCTACTTGCAACGTTATTTATATCCAAGTTTAACTCAACGagatttttgaaatttgcGGAGATTCATTTTAGTTCGTTTCTGCAAACTATTGAAAAGCTCAACATTAGTGCTGATCAATTCCCGTCATATGATATTGATTCGGATAAATGTTTCAGAAAGTCAAGGGAAAAATTGCTACTTCAGTGGAATGATACACAATCATCTTTGAGCTTGAACTTTTGCACCTGTATGAAATTTGTCTCGTACGACAGTAAACCATCCGCTTGTCCTTTCAAATGCGAAGAACCGATATTAAATCATAAAAATGtgacattttcaattgagttattcaacaactttATTATTTCTATCCTTAATAATAAGTCATTAAGATCATatctgaaaaatacaattaGACCACAAAAGGATTCCAGGAGCAACACGTATTATTTACAAGGGGTCCATGATGGCTCCATTTATAGTGACGAAAAAGATGCTGACCTcgattttattttcaccTTTACAATAGTTTCACCAaacttgaagatgaaaaatcCTAACAGTGACAACTACGCCCCTCTTTGTCTGGTTTTGAATGAACTTCCTCCCGAGTTAAAATACCGGCCTGAGTTTGTATTTCTGATATGTTTCAACGATTTGAATCAGCCAGAACCTATTGTTAATAAGTTATTAGAACCAATCTTCTTATACTTTGAACATTTAAGAAACAATCCTCTTCGGATCAGCTTAAATCGCCATGAATACCgtttcaaaatattgctACTATTTGGGTTAAGTAACGCAGAtaataacaaaagaaacCTTCTCAATGCTTCCAACGTCACTCTAGATTACCCATGTTCACTATGTCCTATTCCGAGTGTTACTGTGGAGAATCAGTCTTGTGTGACATACAGCCTCGTCTATAATTCCAGAAAAATCGAAAGAATTGACAAGAACAATTATAAGGAAACGGTTGTGGAACCAATGATCCGTTTTAGTGAGCGGAAACGTGAAAAATTATACAAGACTAAAGTTTTAGATTCcttaaacttttcaaaacatgtttttgttgACCCTTTAAATGCCACATTACTAtgtgttttcaaaaatggaattttgAGGGTTTGTATTGATTACCTTAAGTCTAACCGCTTAAGTAGCATTGAGCAGAGCATCAAAACTGCTcatgaacttgaaaacttattcaaaaatccaaaaataGTATCACAATTGACCAACTCGATATTTTCTGTTCCGACAGACTCAATtgacattgatgatttgaaagttttgcAAAGAATtttaccatttttctttcgaTTTGAGCTGAGTGAGATGTTTGATGCTAGCAGTAGattgaaggaaaatattACTTACAGACTCAAATCACTTTCTGTCTTACTTGAGTTAAATAGTTACATCAGTGTGTTATTTTGTTCTGAAATAACTAAATCATCTTTGCAGCTGATAAAAAAAGGGTTTTCCAGTTTGATcgaggaaattgaaaacttatCAAAATCCAACAAGTTTGAACATTTGAATAAGTTACTCAATGTTTCATTGCATTATATGATACATTTATATAATGATTGGGAGAAGTTTGGAACACCAAACGTAGCTTCCTTATTGGAAATGGACAAGGctattgataaatatgGTGAATTGGTGGGTACAAATGCAAAGCCACTAAAAGAGAAGGAACTGTGTGATCGTGTCAAGCTTttaaatattcaaaattgtatgaaagttttcaattatCGAGTGCCAAAGTATTcaacatttgaatttatgGAGATTGTCCCAATTCCAGGAAATCAACTTAGTCAGCGTTGGAGAGTAAAGGTCAATGAATTTTGCAATAGGTTTTTGTCGAAGAAAGAAGggtattttgaagatggaaaCTACATCAGTTTTGAGAACATCGGTTTATTTAGAAAGGATCATATAGAAAACAGGCCATCTTTACAACCTACTAGATTCAATTTGGCTCGTATTAGAAACTTTAGAAGAAGTGTTGGGTGGAGATATATCTACATCAACAGCATGAATCAAATTACACATATGAACCACGAAACTAATGAAAAGGTTTCGGCAGTGTTCATTGAATACAGGATGACCAACACGGAAAAGTGGTACTGCCAAACAACACGAGACAGACCCAAGTTTCAAGTTAGTGAGTCTCTGTCAATGGATGCACCGAGCAGAGAAATGAAATCTGTTTGGCTGGATGATATTCGACTAGTGAACTTGCGGGTGGTCGGTGAAACACATTGGATATATGATCCCCATTTAACTCTGGATAGTGTATTTAACATATAA
- a CDS encoding uncharacterized protein (PKUD0D05020; similar to Saccharomyces cerevisiae YOR304W (ISW2); ancestral locus Anc_8.778): MAYVPPHRKGVPPIDGAPASPSSGFGSRKTSGYGSRSNSGYGSRSNSGYGSRNGSGYGGRSGGFGGNSPRQQRGEGKWVDGVHVPAERDAALELSLYGEEGDSKFQSSGINFDNYDDIPVEATGENVPEPVNEFTSPPIDPLLLENIKLARFTKPTPVQKYSIPIVSSGRDLMACAQTGSGKTGGFLFPVLSESFKNGPAPIPEESNRFSRGKAYPTALVLAPTRELASQIYEESKKFIYRSWVKSCVAYGGADIGQQIRNLSRGCDLLVATPGRLNDLLERGKISLKNIKYFVLDEADRMLDMGFENQIRYIVEDCDMPPAEERQSLLFSATFPKEIQHLARDFLSDYIFLSVGKVGSTSENITQKILYVEDEDKQPTLLDILASTDEQGLILVFVETKRMADILSDFLYSHNLPANSIHGDRTQRERERALELFKSGRAPILVATAVAARGLDIPNVTHVINYDLPGDCDDYVHRIGRTGRAGNTGLATAFFNRGNKNIARELVELLTEANQEVPQFLSSISREGGRGGYSRGGRNNNRDVRRNYGSSGNSRGGSSWGRGGSSYGGQSYGNSYGGGNSYGGSSSYGSSYGSSSNNSSSQWW; encoded by the coding sequence ATGGCATACGTTCCTCCACACAGAAAAGGTGTTCCACCAATTGATGGTGCTCCAGCCTCTCCAAGCTCAGGCTTTGgttcaagaaaaacttcAGGTTATGGTTCAAGAAGTAACTCTGGTTATGGTTCAAGAAGTAACTCTGGTTATGGTTCTAGAAATGGTTCCGGTTATGGCGGCAGAAGCGGTGGCTTTGGTGGTAACTCTCCAAGACAACAAAGAGGTGAAGGTAAATGGGTTGATGGTGTCCATGTTCCAGCCGAAAGAGACGCTGCATTAGAGTTGTCCCTCTATGGTGAAGAAGGTGATTCCAAATTCCAATCCTCTGGTATCAACTTTGATAACTATGATGATATCCCTGTTGAAGCCACTGGTGAAAATGTTCCAGAGCCAGTCAATGAATTCACTTCTCCTCCAATTGATCCTTTATTATTagaaaacatcaaattgGCCAGATTCACAAAACCAACTCCAGTCCAAAAATATTCCATTCCAATTGTTTCTTCCGGTAGGGATTTGATGGCATGTGCTCAAACTGGTTCTGGTAAGACTGGTGGTTTCCTTTTCCCAGTTTTATCTGAATCCTTCAAGAATGGACCAGCTCCAATTCCAGAAGAATCAAACAGGTTTTCCAGAGGTAAGGCATATCCAACTGCACTAGTTTTGGCACCAACTAGAGAATTAGCTTCTCAAATTTATGAAGAATCGAAGAAGTTCATTTACAGATCATGGGTCAAATCTTGTGTTGCTTATGGTGGTGCAGATATTGGCCAACAAATTAGAAACTTATCTAGGGGTTGTGATTTACTTGTTGCCACTCCAGGTAGATTGAATGACTTATTAGAAAGAGGTAAgatttccttgaaaaatattaaatACTTTGTTTTAGATGAAGCCGACAGAATGTTAGATATGGGTTTCGAGAATCAAATCAGATACATTGTCGAAGATTGTGATATGCCACCAGCAGAAGAAAGACAATCTTTGTTATTCTCCGCAACTTTCCCTAAAGAAATCCAACATTTGGCAAGAGATTTCCTTTCCGACTACATTTTCCTTTCTGTTGGTAAAGTCGGTTCTACATCCGAAAATATTACCCAAAAGATCTTGTACGTTGAAGACGAAGATAAACAGCCAACTTTATTAGACATCTTGGCATCTACTGATGAACAAGGTTTGATCTTGGTTTTCGTTGAAACCAAGAGAATGGCTGATATTTTATCTGATTTCTTGTACTCCCACAATTTACCAGCAAACTCTATTCACGGTGATAGAACccaaagagaaagagaaagagcTTTGgaattattcaaatctGGTAGAGCTCCAATCTTGGTTGCTACTGCGGTTGCAGCTAGAGGTTTGGATATTCCAAATGTTACTCACGTTATCAACTACGACTTGCCAGGTGACTGTGATGATTACGTTCATAGAATTGGTAGAACTGGTAGAGCTGGTAACACTGGTTTAGCTACTGCATTCTTTAACAGAGGTAACAAGAATATCGCTAGGGAACTTGTTGAATTATTAACTGAAGCTAACCAAGAGGTTCCACAGTTCTTATCTTCAATCTCGAGAGAAGGTGGTAGAGGTGGTTACTCTAGAGGTGgcagaaacaacaacagagaTGTTAGAAGAAATTATGGCAGTAGTGGTAATAGTAGAGGTGGCTCTTCCTGGGGTAGAGGTGGCTCTTCCTATGGTGGTCAATCTTATGGCAACTCCTACGGTGGCGGCAACTCCTACGGTGGTAGCAGCTCATATGGCTCTTCTTATGGTTCTTCGTCCAACAACTCATCTTCTCAATGGTGGTAA
- a CDS encoding uncharacterized protein (PKUD0D05010; similar to Saccharomyces cerevisiae YJL108C (PRM10); ancestral locus Anc_1.254), with protein MFKGDSGKNKKPTSNLKKTFQKHRRNHSNISVAETFPDFGEFNDTQINSSDNSTTSLTRLGQTPLMGTSNKSLESLQSAPELRPHLHTRSRSFNGINSLSPKFSFPNKPNLPNPAKLKSGISKKSNKNRIKSTSLIESSTILEDDETEMNFPMLPEFSFGGERKDIPMPKEKTSGGDLSAESGTESLENERQDVKMMRSSIDADFDFNFSKDATVPRGQQILRSRKRNPPVHKKVVMSMGSSSDDDASTENETDSENENENGNTRNPFFSKSSGDQESVKSQESPSKSGIRSFFRKRGLSLSSKSVPRSEQTHSSNTSNDSTDNKEKSSVNDIAMERLSSSPPINEHTLNDSTDIHFSDEKAGHDNTDNDSANDTTVKNEGAYEDENYQTHDDTGSFQVDDDNNGIGNTNSENFFKNIFHMDGLLGQGGLIPHQNVSQNTIKRGDTIHDEENPPPDFEEEIRGEAKVLVDHMIRSPLENLKKISFKNSRKRNASQSSNNDRAAGNDTDNTGDSGIYVPEGAHLPLDPFDDLQNIEQFSIDVPENVIEKPKKIRAGIQSTLFQLYNTHLMGTNSTATSLSGDNASTLVNEKPMHESFFLESRPEHNNLNMNLGEEIERTGIAGHPLGNVDFLDEMPDLERIKDEETENFKSFHKKTASLQEKFFHVDPKKPANSSKKKSDVKFELPNFSSKPKSAATSGSEIKTHLGNLKKRRFNKMVNKETKARITVHITDVLERQRFILTLCKAFMLYGAPTHRLEEYMSMTAQVLEIDGSFIYFPGCMLVSFGDLNARTSEMKLVRCAQGLDLGKLDEVHDVYKDVVHDRLGAVEGYQVLDKILTRKPKFNKWWCILFYALSSLAVAPWSFGGSWIDLPMCFAIGGIIGFLQFVVCPKNTLYSSVFEVTSSIIASFLARAFGSINSGNTFCYAALVQSPLALILPGYIILCGSLELQSRNIVAGSVRMFYAFIYSLMLSFGITLGAALYGWIDHNATSATTCTTNISPWYRFLFVPMFTIGIALTNQASWSQLPMMCIISGCGYVVSYFASTHFKEVTELNATLGCFIIGLVSNIYSRSIKTINHYLKLRGSFMTVALMLPAIFVQVPSGIASQGSVFTGITAANNIVHSDNQTEASQTNSLSFGMVMIQVALGISVGLYLSTIIVYPFGKKRTGLFTL; from the coding sequence ATGTTCAAAGGAGACAGTGGtaaaaataagaaaccaACATCAAATCTtaaaaaaacttttcagAAGCATAGAAGGAACCATAGCAATATCAGCGTAGCGGAAACATTCCCTGATTTTGGTGAGTTCAATGATACACAGATTAACTCGTCGGATAATTCAACGACTTCATTAACACGCCTGGGGCAAACCCCCTTGATGGGaacatcaaataaatccTTGGAATCATTACAAAGTGCACCCGAGCTACGTCCACATTTACATACAAGATCACGCTCGTTTAATGGCATTAACAGTCTGTCCCCTAAATTCTCTTTTCCTAATAAACCTAATTTACCCAATCCAGCCAAGCTGAAATCAGGAAtctcaaaaaaatcaaacaaaaatcgAATCAAGAGTACATCACTTATAGAATCTTCCACTATTTTGGAGGATGATGAAACAGAGATGAATTTTCCCATGCTTCCAGAGTTTTCCTTTGGTGGAGAGAGGAAAGATATACCTATGCCAAAGGAGAAGACATCTGGCGGTGATTTAAGTGCTGAATCAGGTACTGAATCTTTGGAGAATGAACGACAAGATGTAAAGATGATGCGATCATCCATAGATGcagattttgatttcaatttttccaaagatgCAACGGTGCCTAGGGGCCAACAAATACTAAGATCCAGAAAACGTAACCCACCAGTTCATAAAAAGGTGGTCATGTCTATGGGAAGTAGTTCAGATGACGATGCTTCAACGGAAAATGAAACTGACagtgaaaatgaaaatgaaaatggtaaTACTAGGAATCCATTTTTCAGTAAGAGTTCCGGAGACCAAGAGTCTGTTAAAAGTCAAGAATCGCCTTCAAAATCTGGAATCCGATCATTTTTCCGTAAAAGGGGGCTTTCGTTAAGTTCCAAATCTGTTCCACGTTCAGAACAAACACATTCTAGTAACACATCCAATGACAGCACAgacaacaaagaaaaaagtagTGTCAACGATATCGCAATGGAAAGGTTATCTAGCAGTCCACCTATTAATGAACATACACTTAATGACAGCACTGATATCCATTTCTCCGATGAGAAAGCCGGTCATGATAACACGGATAATGATAGTGCAAATGATACAACCGTGAAGAATGAAGGTGCATATGAGGATGAAAACTACCAAACTCACGATGATACGGGATCATTCCAGGTCGATGACGATAACAATGGCATTGGCAATACTAACAGTGagaacttcttcaaaaatatatttcaTATGGATGGACTGTTGGGGCAAGGTGGACTAATACCACATCAGAATGTCAGTCAAAATACTATCAAGAGGGGGGATACAATAcatgatgaagaaaatccaCCTcctgattttgaagaagaaataagAGGTGAAGCCAAAGTTCTAGTTGACCATATGATTAGAAGCCCTCttgagaatttgaaaaaaataagctTCAAGAATTctagaaaaagaaatgctTCTCAAAGTTCAAATAATGATAGAGCTGCTGGTAATGATACAGATAATACAGGCGATAGTGGTATCTATGTTCCCGAGGGTGCCCACTTACCTCTTGATCCATTTGATGACCTACAAAACATTGAACAATTCAGTATTGATGTTCCTGAAAACGTTATCgaaaaaccaaagaaaatacGTGCTGGAATACAATCAACATTATTTCAACTGTATAATACACATTTAATGGGTACAAATTCCACTGCGACATCCCTTTCTGGTGACAATGCTTCCACCTTGGTTAATGAAAAACCAATGCATGAgtcttttttcttggaatcaAGGCCAGAACataataatttgaatatgaATCTTGGCGAGGAGATTGAGCGGACAGGGATTGCAGGCCACCCTTTGGGtaatgttgattttctggATGAAATGCCGGATTTGGAGAGAATCaaggatgaagaaactgAGAACTTCAAATCGTTTCACAAAAAGACGGCATCTTTACAAGAGAAATTCTTCCATGTGGATCCCAAGAAGCCAGCTaattcatcaaagaaaaaatctgatgttaaatttgaattaCCAAACTTCAGTAGTAAACCAAAGTCTGCAGCTACATCAGGAAGTGAAATAAAAACACATTTGGGCAACTTAAAAAAACGTAGATTTAACAAAATGGTGAACAAGGAAACAAAGGCACGTATTACTGTTCATATCACTGATGTTCTAGAAAGACAGAGGTTCATATTGACCCTTTGTAAAGCGTTTATGCTTTATGGTGCACCAACCCATAGACTTGAAGAGTACATGTCAATGACAGCGCAAGTTCTTGAAATAGATGGATCGTTTATCTATTTCCCGGGTTGTATGTTGGTGTCCTTTGGTGATCTAAATGCGCGTACTTCTGAGATGAAACTTGTCAGATGTGCCCAGGGTTTAGATCTTGGGAAGCTAGACGAAGTGCATGACGTCTATAAGGATGTCGTTCATGATCGTTTGGGTGCTGTTGAAGGTTATCAAGTGCTAGATAAAATTCTAACAAGGAAACCCAAGTTCAATAAATGGTGGTGTATATTATTTTATGCTCTTTCATCTCTTGCTGTTGCACCATGGAGTTTTGGTGGTTCTTGGATTGATTTGCCAATGTGTTTTGCTATTGGTGGTATTATTGGCTTTTTGCagtttgttgtttgtcCTAAAAATACACTATActcttctgtttttgaagtCACGTCTAGTATTATTGCCAGTTTCTTGGCTAGAGCTTTCGGGTCGATTAATAGTGGTAACACTTTTTGCTACGCAGCTCTAGTGCAGAGCCCCTTGGCGTTGATATTACCTGGATATATTATTCTTTGTGGTTCTCTTGAACTTCAAAGCAGAAACATTGTTGCAGGTAGCGTTAGGATGTTTTACGCTTTTATTTATTCACTCATGTTATCATTTGGTATCACTCTTGGGGCCGCCTTATACGGATGGATTGACCACAATGCTACTTCCGCAACAACATGTACAACAAACATCTCGCCGTGGTACAGATTTCTGTTTGTTCCGATGTTTACCATTGGTATTGCATTGACTAATCAGGCATCCTGGTCTCAGTTACCAATGATGTGTATAATATCTGGGTGTGGTTACGTTGTTTCTTATTTTGCTTCGACACACTTCAAAGAGGTCACAGAATTGAATGCAACTTTGGGATGTTTTATTATCGGTCTAGTGAGTAATATCTACTCGAGAAGTATAAAAACGATCAATCATTATTTGAAGTTACGAGGATCTTTTATGACTGTCGCATTAATGCTTCCAGCTATTTTTGTTCAAGTTCCTAGTGGTATTGCATCCCAGGGTTCTGTTTTTACGGGTATAACGGCAGCAAATAATATTGTTCATAGCGACAACCAGACTGAAGCTAGTCAAACAAATTCATTATCTTTTGGTATGGTTATGATCCAAGTTGCATTAGGTATTAGCGTGGGCTTATACCTTAGTACAATTATTGTTTATCCATTTGGTAAAAAACGGACTGGATTATTTACTTTATAG